Within the Nocardioides humi genome, the region GCATCTTCGGCTGGCTGCGCAGGTAGACGATGCCCTCGCGCAGCATGCCGGGCGTGCGGCCGGCCGGGCGCGGCGAGTGCAGGGCCGCCTCGTCCATCCGGCGCAGCTGGGCGATGACGGCGAGGTAGGACAGAGCGTTGGCGAGGATCACCCAGCCGGTGGCGCGCATCCCGCCGCCGCCGAGGGCGATGAGCAGGCCGGCGAGACCGGGGCCGACGAGGCGGGCGGTGTTGAACGCGGCCGAGTTGAGGCTGACCGCGTTGGCGACGTCGTCGGCGCCGACCATCTCCGAGACGAAGGCCTGGCGGGCGGGCGCGTCGAAGGCGGCGCCGATGCCGAAGACGAAGGCGATCAGGTAGACGTGCCAGGTCTGGGCGACGCCGAGGGCCGCGACGACGCCGAGGGCGAGCGAGGCGAGGGCCATCACCGCCTGGGTGATCTGCAGCAGGACCCGCTTCGGGATCCGGTCGGCCACCACTCCGGCGTACGGGGAGAGCAGCAGCACGGGCAGGAACTGGAGGCCGGTGGTGATGCCGAGCGCGGCGCCGCCGTTGCCGGGGATGGTGAGGACCAGCCAGTCCTGGGCGACGCGCTGCATCCACGTGCCGATGTTGGAGACGAGGCTGCCGGCGAAGTACAGGCGGTAGTTGGGATGGGCCAGGGAGCGGAATCGGGGACTCGTGGGGACTCCTTCGGTCAGTGGGGGTCAGTCGGCCTCGGCGAGGCGCTGCAGGAGGGGGGCCGCGCGGCGGAGCACGTCGCGCTCGTCGGCGGTCAGCTCCTCGAGGCGGCGGGAGAGCCAGCGGTCGCGGCGGGCCACGTCGGCGCTGACGACCGCCCGCCCCTCGTCCGTCAGGCGTACGACGACCTGGCGGCCGTCGCTCGGATGCGCGCAGCGCTCGACCAGCCCGACGTCGGCCAGCGCCGTCACGGTCCGGGTCATGCTCGGCGGCTGCACCTGCTCCCGGCCCGCGAGCGCACCGACCGTGAGGTCGCCGGACCGGTTGAGCGCGTAGAGCACGGCCATCGAGGAGACGCTGAGGTCGTTGTCGGGGTGCCGCTCGCGCGCGAGTCGCCGGCGCAGGCGCATGACCGCGAACCGGAGCTCGGTCGCAACCGCTCCCACAGGATCGGCTACGTCAGTTCGCCGCCGGCGGGGCGCACGTGCTTCTCGAGAGTCGGCATATCGTTAGCATAAGTCATTACCTCCGGTAACTATTCCGCGGAGGGAGGGGTCGGCGCTCGGGGTTTCTCGAGCCTGGCGGGCCGGCCGACGTACGATCGTGGTGTGGAGCTCCGCGACGACCAGCCGACCCAGCACGAGTTCGGCAACCGGACCTACCTGATCGCGCCGGTCGAGCCGCTCGACGTCGACGGCGTGCGGACCGTCCAGGTCGGCACCCTCCTGTTCCTCGTCGCGTTCGTCGGGCTGCTGCCGTTCTACGGGCGCCTCGAGGAGGACAACCGCACCTGGCTGCTGTGGATGTGCCTGACCGGGGTCGGGCTCGGCCTGCTCGGGACGGAGTACTGCAAGCGCCGTCGCCAGGTCCGCGCCGCCCGCGACCACGATGAGTGAGTCCCCGCTCCCGCCGACCCGGTGGGCCCTCGGCGGGGCCGAGCACGCCGGGTACGGCACGCGGTTCGCCGAGCTGATCGCCGACGGGGCCGACGTCGTCGGCGAGGCCCGGCTGGCCGACGTGCTCGTCGAGCGCGACGCCCGGATCCTGGACGCCGGCTCCGGGATGGGCCGGATCGGCGCCCATCTGCTCGCGCAGGGCCACCGGGTCACCGCCGCGGAGCCCGACCCGGCGCTGGTGGAGCAGTCCCGGCGCATGTTCCCGGACCTGCCGGTCGTACCTCTGGAGATCCTCGCCCTGACGCCCGAGGCGCTGACCGCGGCCGGCGCCCCCACGGCGTACGACCTCGTCGTCTGCGTCGGCAACGTGCTCGCGTTCGTCGCCGAGGACACCGAGGTCGACGTGCTGCGCCGGCTCGGCTCGCTGCTCGCCCCCGGCGGCCGGATCCTGGTCGGCTACCACCTCGCCGGCGGCCCGTCGACCGCGCGCCCCTACCCGCCCGAGGAGCTCGTCGCCGACGTCGAGGCGGCGGGGCTGCGGGTGCAGCACCGGTTCGGGGGCTACGACCTGCGCCCGCCCGACGACCGGTACGCCGTCTGGGTGCTCGCCCGCGACTGAGCCCGACCCTCGAGTGTGTCAACCGTGATTGACATCCTGGCGATGTCAACCTAGATTGACGCCATGACCCCGCTCGTCGACACCGCCGCCTCGGACGACCCCGCCGAGGGACTGCGCGCGGTCGTCGCGCTGCGCAAGCTCGCCGACCGGCTCGAGGCGATCCAGGTGGAGAACGCCCGCCGGCTCGGCTGGTCGTGGCAGGAGATCGCCGACGTGCTCGGGTCAGTCGTCAGGCGATGCACAAGAAGCACGGACCCGGGAGGTAGGCCATGTTCGAACGGTTCAGCAAGGACGCCCGCGCCGCCGTCGTCCTCGCTCAGGAGCACGCGCGGGACGCCGGCGCCGACCGGGTCGCGGCGACCCACCTGCTGAGCGCGGTGCTGGCCTCGCTCGACGAGCCCGCACGCGCCGCGCTCGCCGCGCTGGGCCTGACGGCCGAGCGCGCCCGCACCCTCTCCGGCACGGTCTTCAGCGCCGCGGAGGAGGACGCCCTGCGCGGACTGGGCATCGACCTCGACTCCGTCGCGGACGCGGTCCGCGACCGGTTCGGCGCGGACCTACGGCGCCGGCCCGGCGGCCGGCGCCGCAGCGGCCACCTGCCCTTCACCCGGGACGCGAAGAAGTCGCTCGAGCTCGCCCTGCGCGAGGCGATCCGGCTCAAGGCCGGCTCGATCCGCGGCGAGCACGTGCTGCTCGGCGCACTGCGCAGCGACGACGCCGAGGTACGGGCCGTCGTCGACGCGGTCAGCAGCGTCCCCGAGGTCCGGGCCCGGCTGGTCGAGCTGCTCGGCCACGACGCCGCCTGAGCCAGCAGCCGGCTGCGGCGGGAACGCCGGGCGAGGAGGCGCAGGGAGCGAGGAACGAGCGACCGGAGCCGAGGAGACCGGTGCTTTCCGCCGCGCCGGGCAGATGGCCGCCAGGCAACCTGGCACTCAGCGAACCTCGACCGCGGCGCGGCAGCGCGGCGCGAGGAACGAGCGACGCGCTCGCGCCATCCAGCTCAGAACTTCTCGAGGTCGTCCAGCGAGACGGTGTCGACGACCGGCGGGGCGGGCGGCTGGGGCTGCTGGCGCTTGGTCAGCCGCACCTCGGAGTGACCGCCGCAGCCGTGCTGGAAGGCGACCACGCGGCCGTCGTCGTTGGCGTCGCCGTTGGCGCACACGCCGAAGGTCTCCGACAGGGGGCCGCTGAGGCGGACCAGGAAGCCGCAGGAGTAGCAGTGGTGCGGCGCGGACTTGGCGATCGGCGCGTCGGGGCCGGCCTGACCGTCGTACCAGCGCTCGGCGGCGGCGTCGCGGCCCTCCGGGGACAGCACCCGGACCCGGCCGAGGCCGAGGTCCTTGGCGACCTGGCGGATCTGCGCCTTCTCGTCGGTGTCGAGCGGGTCGTCGCCGAAGGAGTACGTCGGCACCAGCCGCGGGTCGTCGTCGGTGACGGGCAGCAGGTCGCCGGGCGACATGTCGCCGGGCTGGAGGCGGTCGCGGTAGGGCACCCACGCGGGCGCGACGATCGCGTCGGTGCCGGGCAGCAGCACGACCTCGACCACGGTGACCTTGCGCTGGCGCGACGCCCGGGTGAGCGTGACCGCCCACTGCCAGCCGCGGTAGCCCCGGCGGGTGCACTCGAAGAGGTGGGTGACGACCCGGAGACCGTCGACCTGGTGACCGAGGTGGTCGCCGACGTCGGAGGCGTCGACCTCCTCGAGCAGCGCCGAGCGGGCAGCGTCGATGGCGTCGGCGGTGGCGG harbors:
- a CDS encoding class I SAM-dependent methyltransferase; the protein is MSESPLPPTRWALGGAEHAGYGTRFAELIADGADVVGEARLADVLVERDARILDAGSGMGRIGAHLLAQGHRVTAAEPDPALVEQSRRMFPDLPVVPLEILALTPEALTAAGAPTAYDLVVCVGNVLAFVAEDTEVDVLRRLGSLLAPGGRILVGYHLAGGPSTARPYPPEELVADVEAAGLRVQHRFGGYDLRPPDDRYAVWVLARD
- a CDS encoding DUF2530 domain-containing protein; this encodes MELRDDQPTQHEFGNRTYLIAPVEPLDVDGVRTVQVGTLLFLVAFVGLLPFYGRLEEDNRTWLLWMCLTGVGLGLLGTEYCKRRRQVRAARDHDE
- a CDS encoding MarR family transcriptional regulator; the protein is MRLRRRLARERHPDNDLSVSSMAVLYALNRSGDLTVGALAGREQVQPPSMTRTVTALADVGLVERCAHPSDGRQVVVRLTDEGRAVVSADVARRDRWLSRRLEELTADERDVLRRAAPLLQRLAEAD
- a CDS encoding DUF3027 domain-containing protein; protein product: MSTLERKLTDAATADAIDAARSALLEEVDASDVGDHLGHQVDGLRVVTHLFECTRRGYRGWQWAVTLTRASRQRKVTVVEVVLLPGTDAIVAPAWVPYRDRLQPGDMSPGDLLPVTDDDPRLVPTYSFGDDPLDTDEKAQIRQVAKDLGLGRVRVLSPEGRDAAAERWYDGQAGPDAPIAKSAPHHCYSCGFLVRLSGPLSETFGVCANGDANDDGRVVAFQHGCGGHSEVRLTKRQQPQPPAPPVVDTVSLDDLEKF
- a CDS encoding Clp protease N-terminal domain-containing protein, whose amino-acid sequence is MFERFSKDARAAVVLAQEHARDAGADRVAATHLLSAVLASLDEPARAALAALGLTAERARTLSGTVFSAAEEDALRGLGIDLDSVADAVRDRFGADLRRRPGGRRRSGHLPFTRDAKKSLELALREAIRLKAGSIRGEHVLLGALRSDDAEVRAVVDAVSSVPEVRARLVELLGHDAA
- a CDS encoding MFS transporter, which encodes MTEGVPTSPRFRSLAHPNYRLYFAGSLVSNIGTWMQRVAQDWLVLTIPGNGGAALGITTGLQFLPVLLLSPYAGVVADRIPKRVLLQITQAVMALASLALGVVAALGVAQTWHVYLIAFVFGIGAAFDAPARQAFVSEMVGADDVANAVSLNSAAFNTARLVGPGLAGLLIALGGGGMRATGWVILANALSYLAVIAQLRRMDEAALHSPRPAGRTPGMLREGIVYLRSQPKMLMILVLVFFVGTFGMNFQITSALMATEVFGKGAREYGVLGSVLAIGSLAGALAAAGRVRVRVRLLMGAAVAFGVLEMAAGLAPSYVAFVLLCPLLGFSTITVLNSCNALLQIESDPALRGRVMAIYMTIVMGGTPLGAPLIGWVGEQFGARWTLIIGGALVLAGVALAVLVRRAAGRGIEPVAGSTPVAAPVMLRP